TTACCATCTCAGAGCTCCTCATCCTCCCCAGTGCTGCCCAGGTGTGCCGTGGACAGGTGTCTGTTCCGTCCTGTTTGCACGGCCTGCAGGTTCTTATAGCGCACCAGTGCCAAAGCAATCTCCGCGTTCCACGCCGTGCCATCCTGAGGACACCGAAAGTCTATCTCCTTCCCAGTAGCCATGACTACGGTGAAATACACCAGCCCTCGCTTGTACTCCACGCAGTCCACCGTGGCCATGCGCTCAAAGCGGAGCTCTTTGGCTTTGGAGCTCCACGCCGAGCTCC
This window of the Cottoperca gobio chromosome 7, fCotGob3.1, whole genome shotgun sequence genome carries:
- the phlda3 gene encoding pleckstrin homology-like domain family A member 3; this encodes MSLPAKVMRDGLLEKRSSGLLQLWKKKRCVLTEEGLRLQDCRGGGGDARSSAWSSKAKELRFERMATVDCVEYKRGLVYFTVVMATGKEIDFRCPQDGTAWNAEIALALVRYKNLQAVQTGRNRHLSTAHLGSTGEDEEL